The following are encoded together in the Cheilinus undulatus linkage group 3, ASM1832078v1, whole genome shotgun sequence genome:
- the LOC121505628 gene encoding pre-miRNA 5'-monophosphate methyltransferase: MATCTVSTDDKDVITEPGAAPYGNFINYYSFNPPEERLRLIPASLLQDLRLKEDHGDTLILDVGCNSGDLSVALYKHLVQEPACAEDPESSKVHILGFDLDETLIQRAQQSNPLPHFLSFIPLDVTEDTQQLQDYLRQHDSTHFHLCVCLAVTMWVHLNHGDSGLLKMLSHLASISQHLLLEVQPWKCYRSAARRLRKLGRTDFEHFKTLKIQGDIAEHVREHLEKHCSMELVQVFGCTTWSRKLVLFKRRD, from the exons ATGGCAACATGCACAGTTAGTACCGATGATAAAGATGTTATAACAGAACCAGGAGCTGCACCTTATGGTAACTTTATTAACTACTACAGCTTCAATCCTCCCGAGGAGCGTCTGAGACTGATCCCAGCTTCACTCCTTCAGGATTTAAGACTCAAAGAGGATCATGGAGATACTCTGATCCTGGACGTGGGGTGTAATTCAGGG GATCTGAGTGTGGCCTTGTACAAACACCTGGTCCAGGAGCCTGCTTGTGCCGAGGATCCAGAAAGCTCTAAAGTTCACATCTTAGGCTTCGACCTGGATGAGACGCTTATTCAGCGGGCTCAGCAGTCCAACCCTCTGCCACACTTCCTCTCTTTCATTCCTCTGGACGTCACCGAAGACACCCAACAGCTGCAGGACTATCTCAGACAGCACGACAGTACCCACTTccacctgtgtgtgtgtctggctGTCACCATGTGGGTCCACCTGAACCACGGAGACTCCGGCCTGCTGAAGATGCTCTCTCACCTCGCCTCCATCAGCCAGCATCTCCTGCTGGAGGTGCAGCCCTGGAAGTGCTATCGCAGCGCAGCCCGACGTCTGAGGAAACTGGGCCGCACAGACTTTGAACACTTCAAGACCCTGAAGATCCAGGGGGACATCGCAGAACATGTCAGGGAGCATCTAGAGAAACACTGCAGCATGGAGCTGGTACAGGTCTTTGGCTGCACCACGTGGAGCAGGAAGCTGgtgctttttaaaagaagagaCTGA